One window of Cryobacterium arcticum genomic DNA carries:
- the tcuA gene encoding FAD-dependent tricarballylate dehydrogenase TcuA — protein MAEDDTTAIDVIVVGGGNAGFSAVHAAAERGRRVLLLERGEQNEAGGNSFYTAGATRVPHDGLDDLRPLVQPDDRHDRSIVPPYSIDDFRADLVKVTEGGNDPDLTEVLVHEARPTVEWLASLGLKYRLMYERQAYDRPDGSYLFWGGLHIGNVGGGEGLIADHTRVALAEGAEIRYGQHVVDLVTGDAGEVVGVRLADGTELYAQTVVIASGGFEASPTLREAEMGAGWQNAKVRGTPFNTGELLEAGLRLGAARGGDWTTCHSVQWDAFTAQNESNRELTNRLTRQSYPLGILVNREGARFLDEGADFRNYTYAKYGREILAQPGSVAWQIFDETLRPMLRTEEYDMPGISVETADTLELLAEKIGIPVEPFTRTVTEFNESIDRSVAFDPTVKDGRRAAVQPPKSNWASPLETGPFYAFGVTCGITFTFGGLKTDTHGRVLREDGTEIPGLFACGEALGGLFSKNYPGGSGLTAGMVFGRRAGQLA, from the coding sequence ATGGCCGAGGATGACACGACCGCGATCGACGTAATCGTCGTGGGCGGAGGAAACGCCGGATTCAGCGCCGTGCACGCAGCAGCGGAGCGCGGCCGCCGGGTGCTGCTGCTGGAACGCGGCGAGCAGAACGAGGCCGGCGGCAACAGCTTCTACACCGCCGGGGCCACCCGGGTTCCGCACGACGGTCTCGACGATCTGCGTCCGCTGGTGCAGCCCGACGACCGCCACGACCGCTCCATAGTTCCGCCGTATTCCATCGACGACTTCAGGGCAGACCTGGTGAAGGTCACCGAGGGGGGCAACGACCCCGACCTCACCGAGGTACTCGTACACGAGGCGCGACCGACGGTCGAGTGGCTCGCGAGCCTGGGCTTGAAGTACAGGCTCATGTACGAGCGTCAGGCGTACGACAGGCCCGACGGCTCCTACCTTTTCTGGGGAGGCCTGCACATCGGAAACGTCGGCGGTGGTGAGGGTCTCATCGCCGATCACACCCGGGTCGCCCTCGCGGAAGGCGCCGAGATCCGGTACGGCCAGCACGTCGTCGATCTGGTCACGGGCGACGCGGGCGAGGTCGTGGGTGTGCGCCTGGCCGACGGAACCGAGCTGTACGCTCAGACCGTCGTCATCGCATCTGGTGGGTTCGAAGCCAGCCCTACCCTCCGCGAGGCGGAGATGGGCGCGGGGTGGCAGAACGCCAAGGTGCGCGGCACGCCGTTCAACACTGGCGAGCTGCTCGAGGCCGGGCTGCGGCTCGGCGCCGCCCGCGGCGGCGACTGGACGACCTGCCACTCGGTGCAGTGGGATGCCTTCACCGCGCAGAACGAGTCCAACCGGGAGCTGACCAACCGGCTCACCCGCCAGTCCTACCCGCTGGGAATCCTGGTCAACCGCGAGGGAGCACGGTTCCTGGACGAGGGCGCCGACTTCCGCAACTACACCTACGCCAAGTACGGCCGGGAGATTCTCGCGCAGCCGGGTTCGGTGGCTTGGCAGATCTTCGACGAGACGCTGCGCCCGATGCTGCGCACCGAGGAGTACGACATGCCTGGTATCTCGGTCGAAACCGCCGACACCCTGGAGCTCCTGGCCGAGAAGATCGGCATTCCGGTCGAGCCCTTCACCCGTACCGTGACGGAGTTCAACGAGTCCATCGATCGCTCCGTCGCCTTCGACCCCACGGTCAAGGACGGCCGGCGAGCCGCGGTGCAGCCGCCCAAGAGTAACTGGGCGTCCCCACTGGAGACCGGACCGTTCTACGCCTTCGGCGTGACGTGCGGCATCACCTTCACGTTCGGCGGGCTGAAGACCGACACCCACGGTCGGGTGCTACGCGAGGACGGCACAGAGATCCCTGGTCTTTTCGCCTGCGGCGAGGCTCTGGGGGGTCTGTTCTCCAAGAACTATCCCGGCGGCTCCGGCCTCACCGCCGGCATGGTGTTCGGGCGCCGGGCGGGCCAGCTGGCGTAG
- a CDS encoding response regulator, which yields MTDTIRVLIVEDDFAVAALHRRFLATLDGFSVVGTELTAAAAAAAIESGDVDLVLLDMFLPDASGLDLLRTVRAASSGQLDVIMVTAAPDPELVRQALELGVVDYLLKPFLPDDFTARMRRYADRRHEALALDSADLTQAQIDSMQGRKAQVPRPALPKGLSENTARLVSETLLATDTPVTATALAETLGLSRVSARRYLEHFAVVDLVEVTAKYGDVGRPQNLYRWTGSSGY from the coding sequence ATGACCGACACGATCCGGGTGCTCATAGTCGAGGACGACTTCGCCGTCGCCGCCCTGCATCGGCGGTTCCTCGCAACGCTCGATGGTTTCAGCGTCGTGGGCACCGAGCTGACCGCGGCTGCCGCCGCCGCCGCAATCGAGTCGGGCGACGTCGACCTCGTGCTGCTGGACATGTTCCTTCCGGACGCATCGGGACTGGACCTGCTGCGCACGGTGCGCGCGGCATCCTCGGGTCAACTCGACGTCATCATGGTCACGGCCGCGCCGGATCCGGAGCTGGTCAGGCAGGCTCTGGAACTGGGCGTGGTCGACTACCTGCTGAAGCCGTTCCTGCCCGACGATTTCACCGCCAGGATGCGCCGGTACGCCGACCGACGCCATGAGGCCCTGGCCTTGGACAGCGCCGATCTGACCCAGGCTCAGATCGACTCGATGCAGGGCAGGAAGGCGCAGGTTCCCCGCCCGGCCCTGCCCAAGGGGCTCTCAGAGAACACGGCCCGGCTCGTCAGCGAGACCCTGCTCGCCACTGACACCCCGGTGACGGCGACGGCTTTGGCCGAGACCCTCGGCCTCTCCAGGGTGAGCGCCCGACGGTACCTCGAGCACTTCGCCGTCGTGGATCTGGTGGAGGTGACCGCGAAGTACGGCGACGTCGGCCGGCCGCAGAACCTATACCGCTGGACCGGCAGTAGCGGCTACTAG
- a CDS encoding Bug family tripartite tricarboxylate transporter substrate binding protein yields MNQVLRTVVFSTAVALITGFAVVNAVSTGSSSTVRNKLTVMAPASPGGGWDGFSRESQAALRSEGIVNNVQVANVPGAGGTIGLAQLVQMTGRDDILMATGGVMIGAISLGDTAETLQDVTPIARVADDYAALVVPADSPITSLDDFIDEWQADPAGTSIAGGSLGSIDHLMTGLLAGVIGLDPKQANYIAYSGGGEALSAMLSHTTTGGMSGYNEISGQVEAGQLRVLAVSSPERMPGVDVPTFMELGVDVTMSNWRGYVAPAGLSDEETAELAAIVEEMQASPAWREVLERNNWTDSYLVGPDFEDFLIDQQKQIDVIIGELGL; encoded by the coding sequence GTGAATCAAGTATTACGCACCGTCGTGTTCAGCACGGCGGTCGCGCTCATCACAGGCTTCGCCGTGGTCAATGCGGTCTCCACCGGATCGTCCTCGACGGTGCGCAACAAGCTCACCGTGATGGCCCCCGCCTCACCCGGTGGCGGATGGGACGGCTTCTCCAGGGAATCCCAGGCGGCGTTGCGCTCCGAGGGCATCGTGAACAACGTCCAGGTCGCCAACGTCCCCGGCGCCGGCGGCACCATCGGGCTCGCCCAACTGGTCCAGATGACCGGCCGGGACGACATCCTGATGGCCACCGGCGGGGTGATGATCGGCGCGATCTCGCTGGGTGACACCGCGGAGACCCTGCAGGATGTCACCCCCATCGCCCGGGTCGCCGACGATTACGCCGCCTTGGTCGTGCCGGCGGACTCGCCTATCACCTCGCTCGACGACTTCATCGACGAGTGGCAGGCCGACCCCGCCGGAACCTCGATAGCGGGCGGCTCCCTCGGATCCATCGACCACCTGATGACCGGCCTGCTGGCGGGTGTGATCGGGCTGGACCCCAAGCAGGCCAATTACATCGCCTACTCCGGCGGCGGGGAGGCTCTCTCCGCGATGCTCTCGCACACCACGACAGGGGGCATGTCGGGCTACAACGAGATCTCCGGGCAAGTGGAGGCGGGGCAGCTGAGGGTTCTCGCGGTCTCCTCCCCCGAACGGATGCCCGGAGTCGACGTGCCGACGTTCATGGAACTCGGTGTCGACGTCACGATGTCGAACTGGCGGGGCTACGTGGCCCCGGCCGGTCTGAGCGACGAGGAGACGGCGGAACTTGCGGCGATCGTCGAGGAGATGCAGGCGTCGCCGGCCTGGCGCGAGGTGCTGGAACGGAACAACTGGACCGACTCCTACCTGGTCGGGCCTGACTTCGAGGACTTCCTCATCGACCAGCAGAAACAGATTGACGTGATCATCGGGGAGCTCGGACTATGA
- a CDS encoding tripartite tricarboxylate transporter TctB family protein, translating to MTTPSTTPVSARPGQESGIRRRSWWTGRGELSVGILALVAAALLTVGTITMNVRGQQEPGPQFFPVIVIGLLLFSGGWVTVQALLPRRADRQVWHSPDISKDMLADVAGTDTELIKLDRRHATQAEDDKTAFDWRTFGLVLGAVVLFAVLLNPVGWICSAALLFWLVSYALGSRRPVFDIGVALILSSAVQLAFSAGLGLALPSGFFGWMF from the coding sequence ATGACGACACCATCCACAACCCCCGTGAGTGCCCGCCCCGGCCAGGAGTCCGGCATCCGTCGGCGGTCCTGGTGGACCGGCAGAGGCGAACTCTCCGTGGGAATCCTGGCCCTGGTGGCTGCGGCTCTGCTCACGGTCGGCACCATCACCATGAACGTGCGCGGTCAGCAGGAGCCGGGCCCGCAGTTCTTCCCGGTGATCGTGATCGGCCTCTTGCTCTTCAGCGGCGGCTGGGTCACCGTGCAGGCGCTCCTGCCTCGCCGTGCGGACAGGCAGGTGTGGCACTCCCCCGATATCTCGAAGGACATGCTCGCCGACGTGGCGGGCACCGACACCGAACTGATCAAACTCGATCGCCGGCACGCCACCCAGGCCGAGGATGACAAGACCGCGTTCGACTGGCGCACCTTCGGTCTCGTGCTCGGCGCCGTTGTGCTCTTCGCCGTGCTGCTCAACCCCGTGGGCTGGATCTGCAGCGCGGCTCTGCTCTTCTGGCTGGTCTCGTACGCGCTCGGCAGTCGCCGGCCCGTATTCGACATCGGCGTCGCCCTCATTCTGAGCTCGGCGGTACAACTTGCTTTCAGCGCCGGGTTGGGCCTCGCCCTTCCCTCCGGCTTCTTCGGATGGATGTTCTGA
- a CDS encoding sensor histidine kinase: MTDSAEQLSGRVSRGRPRFRVRPERRAAARRGGFAFGLFVAQVGVITLIAAVAAGVAVAVQTDQVRRSAEGDLEVLADSVATLPVVIEGLQSPDPHALIQPITSAMQKASGVEYITVVDLNDLRVAHPWPELVGQRVSSDHSGVRRGERYVGAEEDGPVGLTLRAKVPVIAPDGRIVGTVSAGVPVRAVQQEVTGRALQIIVPTLVAVLLGLIVSWTATARLRRRLYGIEPGEMLALVQSRAAMTDGVQDGFVGIDDDGRIAFMNTGAKRLLAVTGDVEGERATEALPAPIVRMLDTEGQPDTRQLTTAGRTLVVTRSTAVADGRDVGTTLVIQDRSELESMLATLGDERARSGLLRVEAHDFDNRMHVVSGLLRLGEFDDARRYLDSLPRAQRPGAAEQWHRIEPPMLAALLASRQAQADAEDITLDISADSRVGAAVAVGAEELTVVGNLLSNAIEAADSSIDVFLVGDADGLELIIEDDGPGLSDQDAQRVFEHGHTSKPADGWRHGIGLSVVREHIVHRGGEISIERADLGGARFVVRLPAASASPPPIKEHPA, encoded by the coding sequence GTGACGGACTCAGCAGAACAGCTCTCCGGACGTGTGTCGCGGGGTCGCCCGCGGTTTCGCGTGCGCCCCGAACGACGTGCGGCCGCTCGCCGCGGGGGCTTCGCCTTCGGCCTGTTCGTCGCGCAGGTCGGGGTGATCACGCTGATCGCCGCGGTCGCGGCGGGTGTCGCGGTCGCCGTGCAGACCGATCAGGTACGTCGCTCGGCGGAGGGCGATTTGGAGGTGCTGGCCGATTCCGTCGCGACGCTGCCGGTTGTGATCGAGGGCCTGCAGTCGCCGGATCCGCACGCGCTCATCCAACCCATCACCTCGGCCATGCAGAAGGCCTCCGGGGTGGAATACATCACCGTGGTCGACCTGAACGATCTCCGGGTGGCCCACCCGTGGCCCGAGCTCGTCGGTCAACGTGTCTCGAGCGACCATTCCGGGGTGCGCCGGGGCGAGCGTTACGTCGGAGCAGAGGAAGACGGCCCCGTGGGTCTGACCCTGCGTGCCAAGGTTCCGGTGATCGCCCCGGACGGACGCATCGTCGGCACCGTCTCCGCCGGCGTGCCGGTTCGCGCCGTGCAGCAAGAGGTGACAGGTCGGGCGCTGCAGATCATCGTGCCCACTCTCGTTGCGGTGCTCCTGGGACTCATCGTCTCCTGGACGGCGACCGCTCGGCTGCGTCGGCGGCTCTACGGCATCGAGCCGGGGGAGATGCTCGCCCTCGTGCAGTCCAGGGCCGCGATGACCGACGGGGTTCAGGACGGATTCGTCGGCATCGACGATGACGGCCGCATCGCTTTTATGAACACCGGCGCCAAACGACTGCTGGCCGTCACCGGTGACGTCGAGGGCGAACGGGCGACAGAGGCGCTCCCTGCTCCCATCGTGAGGATGCTCGACACCGAGGGCCAACCGGACACAAGACAGCTCACCACAGCGGGACGAACTCTCGTCGTGACCCGGTCCACCGCGGTGGCCGACGGCCGCGACGTGGGCACGACCCTTGTCATCCAGGACCGCAGCGAGCTGGAATCGATGCTCGCGACCCTGGGCGACGAGCGCGCCAGGTCCGGCCTGCTGCGTGTCGAGGCGCACGATTTCGACAACAGGATGCACGTCGTGTCCGGCCTGCTCCGGCTGGGTGAGTTCGACGACGCCCGACGGTACCTCGACAGCCTGCCGCGCGCGCAACGACCGGGGGCGGCGGAACAGTGGCACCGCATCGAGCCCCCGATGCTGGCGGCACTGCTCGCGTCCAGGCAGGCGCAGGCGGACGCCGAGGACATCACCCTGGACATTTCCGCCGACAGCAGGGTCGGCGCTGCTGTCGCCGTGGGAGCGGAGGAGCTCACCGTCGTCGGCAATCTCCTCTCCAACGCCATCGAGGCCGCCGACTCCAGCATCGACGTCTTCCTGGTCGGCGACGCGGACGGCCTGGAACTCATCATCGAGGATGACGGCCCGGGGCTGAGCGACCAGGACGCTCAACGTGTGTTCGAACACGGTCACACCTCCAAACCCGCCGACGGCTGGCGGCACGGTATCGGCTTGAGCGTCGTGCGCGAGCACATCGTGCACCGGGGCGGCGAGATCAGCATCGAACGTGCCGACCTGGGCGGTGCCCGGTTCGTGGTGCGGCTGCCGGCAGCATCCGCTTCACCCCCACCCATCAAGGAGCATCCCGCATGA